ATTGTTAAGAGGCTAGAGAAAGATATTTACTTTTTGTTATTGTCTTTCAATTGTTGTCACAAGCCCTCAGCACAAATGGAGCTAGATACTGATCTCAGTTCCAGTGacattactccagatttacaatgATGTAATTTATCAGAATTTGAACCACTAGGTTAATTTCCCTCTTTAAATAGCCACAGAATAATAAAGACTTACTTGGAGAGTTGTTTCTGTGGGCATATGGATTGGGGTAAGGGGCAGAACGGTGATTCCTCAGCGATGAGAATCTTTCACAGCTGTGAGCAGAGGACAGTGATAGAGGTGCTCCAAATTGAGCATGAGGATTGGAGGGGGGGCACAGACTCCCAGTTCCAGGAATAAGCCAGCCACCTACTGTGAGAAAGAGAGGACATTTTGTAGCACTGatacttgggtgaccagatgtcctgattttatagggacagtcctgatatttgggctTTGTCTTATCTAGGTGCTTATTACCTgccacccctgtcctgattttgcacccttgctatctggtctcCTTAACTGATACATAATGCCACAGGGCAAGCTATGAATGTTATGAGCCCTTTGAACACTATTACTCTGAAGTtaaatattagagctggtcagaaattttccaacacaatgtttttccatcagaaaatgccaattgtCAAAAGTGAAATGTGGATACATGTCTCCTCGcataaaaaatcattttgaaagaaaaattgaGAAAAAGGGCAATTTTAATAAGGGCAAAAAACAGGTTCCCTCCCAGCACTATTGAATAACATTATTCAGATTGGCTTCTCCCTGCCCTTTACAATAGATGCtgtcaaaataaaatttatatttttaagaatTCTTAACCTGTGTTACTAATTACaccttagattattaaaattgaaatatGTTTAAAACTTTGCATTTTTTATGTTATGTGTGTATATTTTGCACGTCATTAACTCTGGACAGTAAAACCACACTGGTTAATTTAATCTTTTGTTTGTAGCTTCTCTTTTTGGTTCTCCTCCATTAGCACAATATTGCTGTGCTTGGGGTTTCCAATACTGATGTGGGATGATGTTTAAatgcaaaagaaaatgttttcatagagttttttaaaaattctattccCATTATATCTTGTAAAAGCCCATTTATTCAAGTTGTGGACCTAAGTTTTTTGACGAtgttcctttaaaacaaaattcaatttaaaattctAAACCAGTGACATTTTAGCCatctgaaaacaaaagaattttaaacctgctgcctccaatTTCCTTTgtgtactttaaaaataaattaattaattaaactgGTGAGTTTATTCTCACTAATTTTTGTTACCATTTGAAATAAAACACTCTTTCCATTAATCTCCCCACAGATATTGCATTCTTTACATCCAAGACCCATTGTCTTGCAGAAAACTAATGTGATTATGAATTTTTGAAGGCagtattaatgtttttaataaaatatattacacaCAATGAAAAAGATGAAAAACTACAAAATAGTATTCATAAGATTCAGACACTCatcatagaactgaaagggacctcgaaaggttgtttagtccagtcccctgcactcaaggcaggactaagtattatcaagaATGTCATACTTAATCTATAGTGAGAGTTAACATGTGCCTGCAAACAAACACTGGTGTCTAAATTTTACTCAGCTATAACATACTACTAAATTGTAATAGAAAGGAAATATAAGAGAAGCTGAGATGAAAGATGAggtattttttaaagttatatacTTAATAGTGTGAAATTAAACATACACTGTGAATACCCAGACTGTTGATTGTCTCCGACTTCATCCATCATATCTTTGTGATCACTTCTGTGAAAGAAGCCACATTTCATTAGTCAAAGAAAAGGAtttgaaataaatgtgttttcACAAATATGTAATTTTTCTGTAAATTCTGTAACTGGGTTTAGTCAAGAATTCTCACCTTTCTTTTGCATCAAGGAAAGCCTTTGCAAATGgattgtatttaatttttaaagctgtgatctaaaaacaacaacaaaaatcttatTTTGCAAGTGTTACTATTCATTATCATACAgtatttaggacctgatcctgcttctCTAAAATTAGTGGGATtttatcattgatttcagtggcagtagGATTAAGGCCATAGTATGGACTTATGTAAAGTAACTAAACAGCATCCAAACATCTCAAATGTTAACAGCAGACTTTAAATTATTCTCTCGACAAAATGTAAAGACATCCACTGTCACTGCCTGACTAAGTTGCCTGGTTTTATTATCCTATTAAGGAAACACATATGAAAGGGGATACACTAATGACAATTATAAAGAGTTTTCGGTTTCTGGATAGACCAGAATGAACAACAAATCTCAGCTAGGATAGTAAGCTTAGTAACTTACAGTTTAATTGAAGTTTAAAGTGTACATTTTAGTTATTTGAAAACAAGAGTCAGTTCTGAAAATGATATTTCCAATTAGttcatgtattattattatttcatataCTTTAAAATGGTGAGTTTATTCTTATTGATTTTCTAACATTAGTAGTTAACTTTGATGAATTCCAAAGAATCTTTATAATTATACTTTAACAAATAAAGTTACAAAATATAGGAAACAGGGAATTAGTGTTACTAAAtggccatttatttatttatttattgggctttattatttaatttaaaacaaacactttatatacaatttaaaatgaaacacaGAGAATTGAAAAAATGTTACATGACAAATATTTTGCTCCAGCGTCTTTCACTTTGCTAATTCAGGGGATATAAGTGCATGTAGGTTTCTTTCCCATTTTGTGCATACCTCCTCATTCTGATAAGCTGTCACAGCTATAAACTGGGTCTCTGGGAAGGAATGGCTGGTTATCATACGCTGAGGGCCACCAACTCTCACTATATGAATCCTAGGCTCATACTTGTGCAAGGAGTTCAACATGATCTGTAAACATATAATAGCACAGATAAGCATTGTCACAGTGGGATGCAAATTCCTACAGTTACAGAGcactttctgattttaaaaagctaACGCTGGatatttcggggggggggggggggggttggaaagtCAACAGACAGTAGTAAATTCTAAAAGTGAAGCCTGACAAAAGAAGGTAAACCTCAGGCAACTAAAGTATCTGCCTAAATATTATCCACCATTATATTTGGCAGGGCAGCCTATTTATACAAAGATTAGAttggatatagatagatagattttggATTATCAAATAGTTCAACCCTGaaatgactatttttaaaaaatcccccaAAGAATCCATGATCTGCTGGGAAAGTTTCACCAGGACAAAAACAGCCCAGTTAGTTTGTCAAAAATTATAGATGATATTGATTACAAAACCCAGTGTCAACAAAACTGAAGAACAACTTCATAGCTAATGTAGGGATCAAATGAAATCTAGTTCCCCTTTCTTGGTGAAATCTACTAGACAGACTCCTTGTCCTGGTTTTCAGGCATATAGGTCTGCGTTTTTATTTTCGCTCTTAAAAAGCGACCAGTTTTTTAGACCACTCCAGCACACTAGTTACATACAATAAACTCGTCTAGTTAGAAGCCCTGGCTGATTTCCGTGTTCTGCAGGGGCAGCCTTTGAAACGGGTCACAAGTTTACAGACAATCCTGGATAGGTGTTCTCGGAGGAAAGCCGTCACACCATTGAGGCTGGGCTGCTTGTTACAGCGAGAGGCTCTGGAAAAGTTTTCTCCCCGCCCTGAATTTTAGCTACACCCTGACTGACTTTGCTGACAGGataagctggggcggggggtctcGTCCCACTGTCCCCACCGAGTTCCGACACCCCGCAGACGCGGGCTCTGGGAGAAGGTCTCTGCCGCCGCAGCGCAGCCCGGAGCGCCGAGAAGGGGCAGCTTTGCGGGCGCTATTTCTCGGCGCCCCTCCCCTGGGCTCCTGGCCGGCCACGCTTGGCCAGGCCCCTGGGCGGCTCCGGCCCGCGCCACTCACCTGCCCCCCTCCGTTGAGCTTGTTGGTGAGTTTGACTTTGCTGAAGGAAACCGGCGCCTTCATCCAGTGCGCTCCGAAGTTGGGCGAGTCCGGGTGGATGTAGACGCAGCTCGGGGCCTGCGGCTCGGGCTTGCCCCCGGGGACCCACTCCCCGTTCACGTACTTCCAGCGGTGATTGTCGGCGGCCACGAAGTCCAGCAGGAAGGAGTACATGGCGTTGGGGTCCAGGCCGGACACGCTCACCTTCAGCACGGGGAACATCCGCctgggggagagagcagggccagggagAGGCGCATTGTGCGGGGGAGCCAGCGGGGACCTCCGGGGGGAGCCGGCAGCCGGGCCAGGGCTCCTGCTCGCCCCAGCGCGGGCCTCAGAGCAAGGCCGATCCCGGCTCCGGTGTGCCCTGAGCCCCGCTCCGCTATTTCACGGGACTCCAGGAAGCCGCGTTAGCTTCtcacctgcctggcccttgaCCTTTCTCTGGGTGTCCCCGGAGCAAAGGATCAGCCGGCTCTAAACCACCCCCGGCCCTTTGTGCGGCTCCGGGCCAAAACTAATCGGCCCCCACCTTCGGCTCCCGCTCCGGGCTGCAGCCTCCCCCGCTCCGCgctgggcagaggggagggggctcccagcagcccTGGGGGGAGGGCACCCCGGCAGCGTCAGGGGCccccagcagag
The genomic region above belongs to Caretta caretta isolate rCarCar2 chromosome 3, rCarCar1.hap1, whole genome shotgun sequence and contains:
- the TBXT gene encoding T-box transcription factor T, which translates into the protein MSSPGTESSGKSLQYRVDHLLSAVENELQAGSEKGDPTERELRVTLEENELWLRFKELTNEMIVTKNGRRMFPVLKVSVSGLDPNAMYSFLLDFVAADNHRWKYVNGEWVPGGKPEPQAPSCVYIHPDSPNFGAHWMKAPVSFSKVKLTNKLNGGGQIMLNSLHKYEPRIHIVRVGGPQRMITSHSFPETQFIAVTAYQNEEITALKIKYNPFAKAFLDAKERSDHKDMMDEVGDNQQSGYSQLGGWLIPGTGSLCPPSNPHAQFGAPLSLSSAHSCERFSSLRNHRSAPYPNPYAHRNNSPTAYADNSSACLSMLQSHDNWSSLGVPTHTSMLPMSHSTGTSTSSSQYPNLWSVNNSTITPVSQSGGMSNGLSSQFLRGSTAHYPPLPHSVTASSSGSPLYDAGTPTDISDSQYDTSAHNRLASTWTPVTPPSM